The window ACAACCCATTGGTGCGCACGAGATACAACGTGCCGTTGCCTCCGAACGTCAGGCTCACGTTGGTGATATTGTTCATGGCCCCGATCGTGGTGACGGCTGCCGTCGACGGATTGACAGTCACCAGCTTCTTCACCGTCCCGCCAATGCCAAAGCCGAAGAATGTTCCATCGGCCCGCACCGCGAGATCGGAAATTGGCATTGTGTTCGCAATCGGCGCACCCACGGCGATCGCGGCGCCAGTCGACTTGTCGATCCGGAAGAACGCCTTGGGACTCGCCCCCGTCGGGCTCAGCTGTCCCTGCGCCGCGAACAGGATTTTCGAGCCGGGTTGGATGCCCAGCCCCGACAGACAGACCTTCCCGGTAGCGCCCACCATCCCAAGCACCGCGCCCGTGCCGGGATTGATCGCATACAGGCTCGACGGCGCCCCCGCCGCGCCCGTCACGCCCCACAGAAATTCCACATCAGCCCGCCCAGGAAGGGCCGCCAGAAAAACCGCCCCGACCGCCAACAACGCAAAAGATCTCATGATGAGATCCATATAATTTCCCAAAGCGAATGTCTCGCCTCGAAACAGGGATTTCCTCTGGAACAATCGCGGGCCCGCGCTAGCTTCTGCCGCCCTCGATGAACGCCACCCGCATCGCCCTCATCCTTGTCGCGGCGGGCCTTTTCGCGCCCCGCTCCGCACAGGCCGCCGAAGACACCCGGCTCACGATCGAGCAGCTCACCTCCATCTTCGAGAACAGCACCCCCGAGCTGCAATTCACCTACTGCCAGAACATTCACGACCGCCGCGGCCTCACCTTCGGCTTCGCCGGATTCACCAGCGGCACCTACGACGGCACCCTCTTTCTTCGCGAATACCGCCGACTCCACCCCGGCAACACCCTCGCCCGGTTCCTCCCCGCTTTCGAGAAAATCGACGCCGGTCCGCACGACGACGAGGGCCGCAACCCCATCACCGCCGGCCTCGCCGATTTCCCCGCCGCCTTTCGCGCCTGCGGTGACGATCCCCTTTTCCGCCAGGCCCAGCAGAACCTCGTCGACCGCCTCTACTGGGACCCCGCTGCCCGCCTCGCCCGCCGCACCGGAGCCCGTCTGCCCATCAGCCGGGGCGAATTCTACGACACCTGCATCAACCAGGGCGAAGACGGCCTCCGCGACCTCATCAGCGCCACGAACCACGCCATGGGCGGCCCGCCCCGCGACCCCGCCATCCCCGAGCGCGCCTGGCTCGCAAAATTTCTCGAACTCCGCCTCGCCCTGCTCCGCGCGGACGCGACCTGGAAGCACGCCGCCGACCGCGTCCGCGTCTACCAACGCCTCCTGTCCGAGGGGAACGTCCGCCTTGCGCGCCCCATCCGCCTCGAATGCTACGGCGACCGCTTCGTTTTGCGATAGCATCGCCCCATCACGCCAGGCGATCGCGCAGCAAGTCCCATCGTGGATACCACCGCTGAGGCTCTGCCGCGTTTCCGCCTGTTCTTCCCGGGCGATCCCGCTACTTCTCCGTCCGTGACCACTCCCACGGAGAAACTCCGCCCGCTCACCCGTCTGGCCTACGGCTCCGGCGAATTCGGCCCCGCCATGGCCGGCAGCGCATTGCTGTTCTTCCAGATGATCTTCCTCACCAACGTCGCAGGCCTGCGCGCGGACCTCGCTGGCAGCGTGCTGCTCATCGGCAAGCTCTGGGTCGCCATCAACGACCCCCTCATCGGCTGGCTGAGCGATCGCACGCGCACGCGCTGGGGCCGCCGCCTGCCGTGGATGGTCGTCTCCGCCCTGCCGCTCTCGGTCTTTTTCTGGATGCTCTGGCTCGTCCCCGGCTTCATCGATGCGAACAACCAGTGGGCGCTCTTCGCCTACTTCACCGTCGTCTCCGTCCTCTTCGACACGTTCTTCACCGGCTTCATCCTGCCCCACAACACGCTCACCTCCGAGTTCACGCAGGACTACGACGAACGCTCGCGCATCTCCGGCTTCCGCATGGCGTTCGCGATCGGTGGCACCGTCGGCGGCCTCCTCATCGGCATGGCCATCTTCGGCCTGCTCGCGAAGGCCTCCGCCGCCGCGCAATTCCAGGCCATCGCCCTCACGATCGCGTCGATCTCCACCGCCGTGAGTATCCTCTGCATCGCGGGAATCTGGCGCACCGCCGTGCAGATCCCCGTGCTCGAGCCGGCCACGCCCGCCGCCCCCCTTTCGCCTGCCGCCCGCATCGCCACCGGCCTGCGCATCATCTTCTCGAATCGCCCCTACGTGATCGTCGTCGCGATCTACCTCTTCTCCTGGCTCGCGATGCAGCTCACGGCCTCGTTCCTGTCCTACTACGTCGTGAACTACATGCGACTGCCCTTCGCGAAGTTCGCGCTGCTCGTGCTCGTCGTGCAATGCACCGCGCTCGTCCTGCTCCTGCCTGCGGGCTGGCTGAGCGTCCGCTGGGGCAAGAAGCCAGTCTACTTCATCGGCATGATCGTCTGGCTCTTCCCGCAGCTCGCGCTGATCTTCGTGCCGGCGGATCAATTCCATCTCGTCCTCGCGCTCGCCGCGCTCGCGGGCTTCGGCACCTGCGTCTGCTACCTCATCCCGAATGCCATGCTGCCCGACACGATCGAGTATGACGAACTCCAGACCGGCGAACGTCGCGGCGGCATCTTCTACGGCTTCTTCGTCTTCGTCCAAAAGGCTGGCCTCGCCGTCACCACCTACATCGTCGGCTGGGCGCTCCAGCTCTCCGGCTTTGTCTCATCGAAAGGCGTCGACGTCGTCCAGCCGGACAGCGCGCTCCTGACCATCCGCGTCTGCGTGGGCATCCTGCCGGCCATCGCCATCCTCGTCGGCCTCTGGTTCGCATGGCTCTACCCGATCACGAAGGCGAAGCACGCCGAGATCCTCCGCCAGCTCGCCGCGCGCGGCGCCGGGACGTCGGCCTGATCCCGCCCGTGCGCGCCCTCATGACGATCCTCGCCCTGCTCGCCGCCGGCTACATCGCCATCTGTGCGTATCTGTATTTCGCACAGGAAAGCCTCCTCTTCTTCCCTCAACGCGCCTCCCAAACCGAGCTCGACGCCTTCGCCCGCGGGAACGGCTTCGAGCCCTGGACGAATGCCGCCGGCCAGCGCATCGGATGGCGCGCCACCACCGGCGACCCCACCCGCGCGCTCCTCGTCTTTCACGGCAACGGCGGCTTCGCCCTCGGCCGCAATTACGAAGCCCTGCGCCAGCACGACGCCGACAGCCCCACGCTCTACCTGCTCGAATACCCCGGCTACGGCGCCCGCCCCGGCACGCCCTCATCGGCGAGCATGACCGCCGCCGCCCTCGACGCCTTCGACACGCTCGCGGCCGATCCCGCAAGGCGCATCGAGATCATGGGCCAGTCGCTCGGCACCGGCGTCGCCTGCGCCGTGGCGGCCGCGCGTCCCGACCGGGTCGCCGGCATTGTGCTCGTCACGCCCTACGATTCGCTGGCGAGCGGCGCCGCCGCGCATTACCCGTGGCTGCCCGTCCGCTGGCTCATGCGTCACCGATTCGACTCCGACCGAAACCTCGCCCGCTACCATGGCCCGGTGGCATTCCTCATCGCCGGCCGCGACGGCACCATTCCGCCGCGCCTCGCCGAGCGCCTCTACGCCGGCTACGGCGGCCCGAAAAAGCAATGGATCGCCCCGCAGGCCGGCCACAACGACCTCGACCAACTCCTCGCCCATTGGCCCGAGGTCGCGGCGTGGCTGATCTCAACTCGAAAATTCCCGGAATTCCGTTAATTCCGTCAAAATCCTTCCGTGCTCACCGACCTGCGCCTCGCCGACTTCCGCTGCTTTTCGCGGCTGCGGTTCGAGCCCGCACCCGGAACGAATTTCCTGATCGGCGCGAACGCCCAGGGCAAGACATCCATCCTCGAGGCCACCTGCGTCGTCGCCCGCCTCCAGTCCCCGCGCACCACCACGCTCGCCGAGGTCGTTCGCCACGGCCAGCCCGGCGCCGCGATCGACGCGCGCCTCGCCGGCACGCACCTTCACTTTCGCTACGAGCCGCCGAAGCGCACCCTCACCCTCGATTCCGTTCCGCAGTCCCGCTCCGCCGATTACCTGAAGGTCGCGCGCGTCGCGTGGTTCTCGAACGACGACATGGACATCCTCCGCGGAACGTCATCGAAACGCCGCCGCTACCTCGACTTCCTCGGCAGCCAGCTCGACCCACTCTATCTCCGCCACCTCCGCGCCTACGACCGCGCGCTGCGTTCCCGCAATGCGTTGCTCAAGGAGGCCCGCCCCCGCCGCGAGATCGAGGCTTTCGATCCCCTCCTGCTCGAGCACGGCGGCCATCTCACGAAGGCCCGGTCCGACCTCGCCGCGAACCTCGCTCCGCTTATCGAGCAGGCCGTTCACGACATCGGCGGCCGCGCGGAATCTATCCGCTCCGCCTACCTGCCTTCGCCAATTTCCGACCTCACCGCCACGCGCCCGGAGGAAACCCGGCTCCGTCAGACCACTGTCGGCCCGCACCGCGACGACCTCGCGCTCGAGCTCAATGGCATGGAAGCCGCTCGCTTCGCCTCCGAGGGCCAGCAGCGCACCCTCGCCCTTGCCCTCAAGCTCGCGCAGACCCGCCTCATCATGGCCCGCACGGGCCGCACGCCGCTCCTCCTCATCGACGACGTCTTCGGCGAGCTCGACCCCACCCGCCGCGGCAACCTCCTCACACACCTGCCCGCGGACGCCCAGCGTCTCATCACCACGACGCACCTCGACTGGCTCGATCCCGCCCTGCCCCACACCATCTTTCACCTGGAAGATCATCGCCTGATCGCCTGACGAAACCTCCTTTCCCCGCCGGCGCATCTCAGGCATCCTCCCGGCCGGAATGACCGATACCGAGGCCCACATCGCACTGAACATGGTGCCGCGCCTCGGCCCCGTGCGGTTGCGCCGACTTCTCGAAACTTTCGATACTCCGCAGCGCATCCTCGCGGCCTCCGCCTCTGAGCTGGAGCGCGTGGACGGTATCGGCCCCGACGTCGCCAGGTCCATCGCCGGCTGGGAAAAAGTCGTCGATCTCCCGGCCGAGCTTCAGCGCATCGCCGACTTCGGCGCGCACGTCCTCATTCCCACCGACGCAGCCTACCCGGAGCTCCTGCGCGAGATCCACGATCCGCCGATCGCCCTTTACGTTTGGGGCCAGATCACCGAGCGCGACCGCCACGGCATCGGCGTCGTCGGCCCGCGCAAGCCCAGCCACTACGCGACCGAGTGCGCGAAGAAGCTCTCCTACCAGCTCGCCTACGCGGGCCTCACCGTTTACAGCGGCCTCGCCCGCGGTATCGACACCGCCGCCCACCAGGGCGCCCTCGCCGCGAAAGGCCGCACGATCGCCGTCCTGGGCTCGGGCCTGAATCAGCTTTATCCCCCGCAAAATCAGGAACTCGCCGAAAAAATCGCCGCCGGCAATGGCGCCGTCCTCAGCGAATTCCCGATGGATACGAAGCCGGACCGCCAGACGTTTCCGATGCGGAACCGGATTGTCGCCGGCTGCAGCTTCGGCCTGCTCGTCGTCGAGGCCGGCCTCACCAGCGGGGCGCTCATCACCGCCGGCCAGGCCGCCGACCAGGGTCGCACGCTCTACGCCGTGCCCGGCCGCATCGACAATCCCGCCGCCCTCGGCTCGAACCGCCTCATCCAGCAGGGCGCAAAGCTCGTCCAGAGTGCGCAGGACATCCTCGACGACCTCGGCCTTCTCTTCGCCGAACAGCCCGACCTCGCGCCCCCTCCGCCCCCCGCTGACCTGACCGATACCGAAAAACTAGTATTTTCGTCCCTCACAGATGACGAGAACCCTATCGACGCAATCATCACCAGAAGCGGGTTGCCATCCGCAAAAGTGTCTTCTACGTTGCTCGCCCTTGAAATGAAGCGCCTGGTGAAACAACTGCCCGGCACCCGTTTCGTAAAAACCAACTAACTTCGAAGACCTCGGAGGACGCGGGAGGACGAATTCCGACCGCTCCGCGAGCTTCGCGTCCTCACCGGTCAAACATCTCATGGGAAAAACCCTCGTCATTGCCGAAAAGCCCAGCGTCGCCACCGATCTCGCGCGGGTGCTCGGCAAGGTGCCCAAGCAGGGTGACTGGTTCGAGAACGACGACTGGGTGATCACTTCCGCCGTCGGCCACCTCGTGGAGCTCTGCCTGCCCAACGAGATGGACAAGAAGCGCGGAAAGTGGAGCTTCGCGAATCTCCCGATCATTCCCGACGCCTTCGACCTCAAGCCGATCGAAAAGAACGAATCGCGGCTGAAAGTCATCAAGCGCCTCCTGAAGCGGGCCGACATCGACGACGTCGTGAACGCCTGCGACGCCGGCCGCGAGGGCGAACTCATTTTCCATTACATCATGCAGCTCACGGGCTCGAAGAAGCCCACGAGCCGCCTCTGGCTGCAGTCGATGACCCCCGAGGCCATCAGGACGGGCTTCGAGAAGCTTCGCGACGGCGCCGAGATGAAGCCGCTCGCCGACGCCGCCGTCTGCCGCAGCGAAAGCGACTGGCTCGTCGGCATCAATGGCACCCGCGCCATGACCGCTTTCAACAGCAAGGGCGGCGGCTTCCAGCTCACGCCCGTCGGCCGCGTGCAGACGCCCACGCTCGCCATCCTCGCCGAGCGCGAGGAAAAGATCCGCGCCTTCCAGCCCCGTCCGTATTGGGAAGTCTATGCGGACTTCGGCGTTCAGGCAGGCGATTACCGCGGTCGTTGGTTCCATGAGGGTTTCAAAAAAGGCGATGACGAACAGGCGCGCCCGGAGCGCATTTGGAACAAAACCTTCGCGGAGGAAATCGTCACCAGGTGCGCGGGCAAACCCGGAATTATCGAGGAGGAAAAGAAACCGACCTCACAAATCGCTCCGCAGCTTTACGACCTGACCACACTCCAGCGCGAGGCGAACGGCCGATTCGGCCTTAGCGCCCGCCGCACGCTCCAGCTCGCGCAGGCCCTCTACGAGAAGCACAAGGTCCTCACCTACCCGCGAACCGACTCCCGCTACCTTCCCGAGGACAACCTCAACGAGGTCAAGGCGCGCATGACCAAATTCGAGGATCCCTCGCTCTCCACACATGCCCAAAAGGCGCTCAAGGAAGGCTGGGTGCATCCGAACAAGCGCATCTTCAACGACGCGAAGGTCTCCGACCACCACGCCATCGTGCCGACCGGCGTTTCCCCGAAAAATCTCGATGATTTCGAGATGAAAATCTACGACATGGTCGCCCGCCGCTTCATCGCGGTCTTCTATCCCGCCGCGCAATTCGAGGTCACGACCCGCATCACACGCGTCGAGGGAGAGGCATTCAAGACCGACGGCAAAATCCTCACCTTCCCCGGCTGGCTCGCCGTTTACGGCAAACAGACCGAGGGCGAAGACAACGTGGTTGCGATCACGCCCGGTGAATCCGCAACTACGAAAAATCTCGAAATCAAGGACTGCGAAACGAGGCCACCTGCCCGTTACAACGAAGCGACGCTCCTCTCCGCGATGGAAGGAGCCGGCAAACTCGTCGAGGACGAGGAACTCCGCGAGGCCATGTCACAGCGTGGCCTTGGCACCCCGGCCACCCGCGCGCAAATCATCGAAGGCCTCATCCTCGACGGCTATCTCGTCCGCCAGGGCCGCGACATCATCGTCACCTCGAAGGGCCTCTCGCTCATCACGCTCCTGCGCGGCATCGGCGTGGACTCGCTCACCTCCCCGGAAATGACCGGCGGCTGGGAATATCAGCTCAAGCTCATGGAGGACGGCCTGACCGACCGCGCGACCTTCATGGCCGGCATCCGCAAGTTCACCGAGGAGATCGTCGAGAAGGCCAAGGGCTACTCTGGCGACATCGGCGGCAACTTCCTCGACCTCGAGGCGAAGGACCCGAAGACCGGCGAAGTCGTCGCGTTCAAGGAGACCTTCAAGGCCTACGAAGCCCCGAGCGGCACGATCATCTGGAAGACGATGGCCGGCCGCGAGCTCGAGCGTGAAGAGGTGAAGACGCTTCTCGAAACCGGCCAGGTCGGCCCGCTCGAAGGCTTCCGCAGCAAGATGGGCCGCCCGTTCAGCGCCCTCGTGAAGCTCGACGCGGAGTTCAAGCAGACCTTCGACTTCGGCAACACCGACGAAGCCGCCGCGCCGCCCGATTTCTCGAACGCCCCGGTCATCGGCCTCTGCCCGGTCTGCAAAAAGGGCCAGGTTCACGACATCGGCGCCGCCTACGTCTGCGACCAGACGCCCGCCTGCAAATTCCGCACCGGCAAGGTGATCCTCCAGAAGGAAATCCCCGCCGAGCAGGTGAAGAAGCTGCTCGAGACCGGCAAGACGGACCTCCTGCCGAAATTCATCAGCAAGAAAGGCCGCCCGTTCAGCGCCTACCTCAAGCTGGAAGGCGCGAAGGTCGGCTTCGAGTTCGAGCCCCGCAAGGCCGCCCCGAAAAAGCCCGCCGCCGAGAAGAAGCCCGTCGCCGAGGCCGCGTAGGCACGGTTCCCCTTGCCCCGCGGCGGTCGCCCGACTATCGAGGGCGCACACATGGATCCGTTGCTCGCCTCGATCATGGTTCGGGGATTGCCGCTGGAGGTTTGGATCACCCTGCCACTGGTGGTGATTGCCCTCTATGTCGTCTTCCGCTGGAGAAAGTTCGGGGAAGATTCGTTCACCTGGAATCACTCCTACTTCAAAAGAGCCTGCACCTTTGGAATCGGCGTCTGGCTGCTTTCCTATTTCTCGACCCTGCCGCCGGAGCCGTGGCAGCGTGCCGCCATCTGGGTCGCAGCGGCAATCATCGGCGTGCTGGCCCTCGATTACTGGGGTGGAGAAGGCATTTTCCCCGCCGCAACGATCGGCCTTTTCATGGTGCTGGTCGGGGTCACCGCCATGCCGGTCCCCAAAGTGATCGGGCATTTCATTTACGGAGATTTCGAGCCCAACCGGCGCGAGGCCGTCTTTCGACCGAACATCCCGGCCGACTGGCAGCTCGTTCGCGGCCCCTCCTCGACCTACCGCTCCCCTCGCGGCGGAGCCGGCCTTTTCGAGATCCGAGATTTGCCTCCCTTTGCGGAGCCTCCGGACGAGGCGGCCATCACCGAAAGATTCCGCGAATTGCTCGATGGCATGGAGCCTGCGCTAAAGCCGGCCACCGCTCCGCCGCTCTCCTTCACGAAAACGAAACTCGGGTTGCTTGCGTTCGCCGAATATCCCTCGAAGGAGCACGGGCTCGTCGCCGTCTGGCTGATGGCCGGCAGCAAACCCGTCTCTGCCACCTATCACGACGGCTCGAACGCAGCAGCGGAAGCCGACATCCGCGAGGGCCGCGAGATTCTTCGCACCGCAACCGTTCGCTGATCGGCCCACGCTGTGCTTCCATCGAGGCATGAGCGAAAAATTCGACCAGGGCCTGCCGTTCTTGAAACTTCATCTCGGGGAAGAGGGCGCGAAGCGGGCGATGGAAAACGCCCCGGAGCTCACGCAGTTCGTCGTCGAGCACGGGTTTGCCGATTTTTACACCAACGAGGCGCTCGACCAGAAATCCCGGAAGGTCGCCACGCTGGCCTCGCTCATCACATCGGCGAGTCTGCCGCAATTCGAGTGGCACACGCGCGGTGCGCTCGAAAGCAGCCTGCTGACGAAGGCGGAGGTGCTCGCCTTGATCCAGCAGATGACCATCTACATCGGTTTTCCGGCGGCTTACAATGCGCTCGCTGTCGCGAAAAAAGTCTTCACGGAGTTCGCCGACTAACGCGATCCGGCATTTTGCCCGACTTGGCCCCGTTCGTGCTGGTGCCTTGACAGGGAAACCGTTAGGCAGCCCCGGGGAAAAAAATTTCATGTCGATCCACGTCGCACTCAAGCACCGCACGACCTACTCTTACGACCGCCTCATCGCGATGGGGCCACAGGTGATCCGGCTGCGTCCGGCGCCGCACTGCCGCACGCCGATCCTGAGCTATTCGCTCCGAATCCTGCCGGAAAACAAGTTCCTCAACTGGCAGCAGGATCCGTTCAGTAACTACCTCGCGCGGCTGATGATCCCCGACAAGACCGAGAAGTTCGAGGTCGAGGTCGAGGTGGTCGCGCAGATGGCGGTTTACAATCCGTTCGACTTCTTCCTCGAGCCAGCCGCCGAGAAATTTCCGTTCACCTACGAGGCGGCGCTCGCGCACGATCTCGCCCCCTATTTGAAATGCGAGGCGGACGGCCCGCTTTTCGAGGCACTCTTCGAGTCCATTCCGAAGGACGAGCAACGCACGATCGATTTTCTCGTCGCCATCAACCAGAAGCTCCAGCAGGACATCAGCTATCTCGTCCGCATGGAGCCCGGCGTGCAGACGCCCGAGGAGACGCTCGAGAAGGCCTCGGGCTCGTGCCGCGACTCGGCCTGGCTGTTCTGCAATTTGCTCCGTCGTTGCGGCCTCGCGGCGCGCTTCGTCTCGGGCTACCTCATCCAGCTCAAGCCCGACGTGAAGTCGCTCGACGGCCCGTCCGGCGCGGAGGAGGACTTCACCGACCTCCACGCGTGGACCGAGGTTTACCTGCCCGGCGCGGGCTGGATCGGCTTCGACGCCACCTCGGGCCTGCTCGCGGGCGAAGGCCACATCCCGCTCGCCTGCACGCCGGAGCCCTCGACCGCGGCGCCGATCACCGGTTCCACCGAGAAGTGCGAGACGGAATTCGATTTCGAGATGTCCGTGACGCGCATTTACGAATCCCCGCGCGTGACGAAACCCTACACCGAGGAGCAGTGGGAGAAGATCCTCGCGCTCGGCGACAAGGTCGACGAGATCCTGAAGGACGGCGACGTGCGCCTCACGATGGGCGGCGAACCGACGTTCGTCTCGATTGATGACATGGAGGGCGCGGAGTGGAACGCGGAGGCGATGGGCCCGATGAAGCGCGGCCTCGCCGACAAGCTCCTGCGCAAGCTCCAGAAGCGATTCGGCCCCGGCGCATTGCTCCATCACGGCCAGGGCAAGTGGTATCCCGGCGAGCAGCTGCCTCGCTGGGCCTTTGGCTGCTTCTGGCGCAAGGACGGCGAAGCCATCTGGGAAAATCACGCGCTCATCGCCGACGAAGAGACGGATTACGGCCTTACGGACGTGGATTCGATGCGCTTCCTCGACGCGCTCACCCATCGCCTCGACGTGGACCCGCGTTTCATCATGCCGGCCTACGAGGATGCCTGGTATTACATGTGGAAGGAGCGGCGCCTGCCCGCGAACGTCGATCCGCTCAAATCGAACCTCAAGGACAAGCTCGAGCGCGACCGCATTGCCCGGGTCTTCGAGCAGGGGCTGAACAAGGTCATCGGCCACGTGCTGCCGATCCGCTACTCCGGCGGCTGGAGTTCCGGCGCGTGGTTCCTGCGCCCCGAGACGCTTTACCTCGTGCCCGGCGACTCGCCAATCGGCTTCCGCCTGCCCGTGGATTCCATCCCTTGGGTGAAGGAATCCGAATACCCATGGATCTACGAACCCGATCCCTCGGCGGAATTCGGTCCGCTCCCGCCGCGCCCCGAGCGCCGCGCGCAGGCGTATCAGGAAGCCGGCAAACTCACCGAGGAATACATCCGCTTCATCCGCTCCGGCGCGGATACCGGCTTCCGTCCGCAGGGCCGCCCCGGCTCTGGCCATGGCTCCGGCGCGCCCGGGGCGGAGGGAAGCGACGAAGGCACCGGCGACGAGAAGGAAGGATCGCTGGCCGATCTGCCAAAGCGTCGCGAGTTCCCGGGCGGCAAATTCCCGTGGTCCGCGCCGCAACCCGGCGAATCCGCGCCCTGGATCGTGCGCACGGCGATGGCCGTCGAGCCGCGCCACGGCCGCATGCACGTCTTCATGCCGCCGCTGCAGACGCTCGAGCAATACCTCGAGCTCGTCGCCGCGATCGAGGAGACCGCCGATTACCTCAAGATGCCGGTCATGCTCGAAGGCTACCCGCCTCCCGGCGACCCGCGCCTGAACGTCATCAAGGTCACCCCGGATCCCGGCGTGATCGAGGTGAACACCCACCCGGCGCACTCGTGGCGCGAGATGGTCGACATCACGGAAGGCCTTTACGAGGACGCCTACACGACGCGCCTCGGCACCGAGAAATTCATGGTCGACGGCCGCCACACCGGCACCGGCGGCGGCAACCACATCGTGCTCGGCAGCGACCGGCCGACGAACAGCCCGTTCCTGCGCCGGCCCGACGTCCTGCGAAGCCTCATCAACTACTGGCACAACCACCCGTCGCTCTCCTACATCTTCTCGGGCCTCTTCATCGGCCCGACCTGCCAGAGCCCGCGCGTGGACGAGGCCCGCAACGACGCGCTCTACGAGCTCGAGATCGCCTTCAACCAGATCCCCGACAAGGGCGACGTGCCGCCGTGGCTCGTCGACCGCGTGTTCCGCAACCTCCTCGTCGACGTCACCGGCAACACGCACCGCTCCGAGTTCTGCATCGACAAGCTCTATTCTCCCGACTCCAGCTCCGGCCGCCTCGGCCTGCTCGAGCTCCGCGCATTCGAGATGCCTCCGCATGCCCGCATGAGCCTCACGCAGCAGCTCCTGCTGCGCTCGCTCGTCGGCGAATTCTGGAACAAGCCCTACCGCAGGCCGCTCGAGCCCTGGGGCACCGAATTGCATGATCGCTTCCTGTTACCGCACTTCGTGTGGCAGGATTTCGGCGATGTCATTG of the Chthoniobacterales bacterium genome contains:
- a CDS encoding transglutaminase family protein; its protein translation is MSIHVALKHRTTYSYDRLIAMGPQVIRLRPAPHCRTPILSYSLRILPENKFLNWQQDPFSNYLARLMIPDKTEKFEVEVEVVAQMAVYNPFDFFLEPAAEKFPFTYEAALAHDLAPYLKCEADGPLFEALFESIPKDEQRTIDFLVAINQKLQQDISYLVRMEPGVQTPEETLEKASGSCRDSAWLFCNLLRRCGLAARFVSGYLIQLKPDVKSLDGPSGAEEDFTDLHAWTEVYLPGAGWIGFDATSGLLAGEGHIPLACTPEPSTAAPITGSTEKCETEFDFEMSVTRIYESPRVTKPYTEEQWEKILALGDKVDEILKDGDVRLTMGGEPTFVSIDDMEGAEWNAEAMGPMKRGLADKLLRKLQKRFGPGALLHHGQGKWYPGEQLPRWAFGCFWRKDGEAIWENHALIADEETDYGLTDVDSMRFLDALTHRLDVDPRFIMPAYEDAWYYMWKERRLPANVDPLKSNLKDKLERDRIARVFEQGLNKVIGHVLPIRYSGGWSSGAWFLRPETLYLVPGDSPIGFRLPVDSIPWVKESEYPWIYEPDPSAEFGPLPPRPERRAQAYQEAGKLTEEYIRFIRSGADTGFRPQGRPGSGHGSGAPGAEGSDEGTGDEKEGSLADLPKRREFPGGKFPWSAPQPGESAPWIVRTAMAVEPRHGRMHVFMPPLQTLEQYLELVAAIEETADYLKMPVMLEGYPPPGDPRLNVIKVTPDPGVIEVNTHPAHSWREMVDITEGLYEDAYTTRLGTEKFMVDGRHTGTGGGNHIVLGSDRPTNSPFLRRPDVLRSLINYWHNHPSLSYIFSGLFIGPTCQSPRVDEARNDALYELEIAFNQIPDKGDVPPWLVDRVFRNLLVDVTGNTHRSEFCIDKLYSPDSSSGRLGLLELRAFEMPPHARMSLTQQLLLRSLVGEFWNKPYRRPLEPWGTELHDRFLLPHFVWQDFGDVIGDLQDAGYAFDAEWFAPHQEFRFPLIGKGHYRELQLEVRTALEPWHVLGEEGYVGGTVRYVDSSLERVQVKATGMVGTRYQILCNGIPVPMHNTGSVGEYVAGIRYRAWQPPQCLQPTIGVHTPLVIDIYDTWNEKTVAGCTYHVSHPGGRSHETFPVNSYEAESRRLSRFFPFGHTPGKFEVPPLAKSKEFPFTLDLRAHSKGVGGI